One part of the Anser cygnoides isolate HZ-2024a breed goose chromosome 9, Taihu_goose_T2T_genome, whole genome shotgun sequence genome encodes these proteins:
- the MTERF4 gene encoding transcription termination factor 4, mitochondrial: protein MAGRLLRAGGGRLGVAALPRALLAASGPGLCPRRGCSPEEAAGEAEAALLALGFSRAQARRLRGLQPRLGPRRAAAAAEQLLLLGLSAEAALGLLERSPELLRAAEAQLKERAEYLRRLGLGGGHLQRVAGRCPQVFTLPRRRMEAAVRVLREKCLFTAEQLTEVLQSCPGVLLEEPGGLQYHFQYAYFRMGVRQKEMVKARLFRTPFAELRNRHIFLERRGLYQTPLKGQTQTNNPKLKEVLHLPEKEFLANLARATPEEYEVFKKLLAREEEEEEEKEEEEEEEEEDRDTLYIEGDKGLDDGSRRV, encoded by the exons CtgctgcgggcgggcggcgggcggctggGGGTGGCGGCGCTGCCCCGCGCCCTCCTCGCCGCCTCCGGGCCCGGGCTGTGCCCCCGCCGCGGCTGCTCCccggaggaggcggcgggggaggcggaggcggcgctgctggccctgggctTCAGCCGGGCGCAGGCCCGGCGGCTCCGCGGGCTGCAGCCCCGGCTCGgcccgcggcgggcggcggcggcggcggagcagctgctgctgctggggctgagcgcCGAGGCCGCGCTGGGCCTGCTGGAGCGCAGCCCCGAGCTGCTGCGGGCGGCCGAGGCGCAGCTGAAGGAGCGCGCCGAGTACCTGAGGCGCCTGGGGCTCGGCGGAG GGCACCTGCAGCGGGTGGCCGGGCGCTGCCCCCAGGTCTTCACCTTGCCCCGGCGGAGGATGGAGGCGGCGGTGCGGGTGCTGCGGGAGAAGTGCCTCTTCACGGCCGAGCAGCTGACGGAggtcctgcagagctgccccggggtgctgctggaggagcccGGCGGCCTCCAGTACCACTTCCAG TACGCGTACTTCAGGATGGGGGTCCGCCAGAAGGAGATGGTCAAGGCACGTCTTTTCCGAACGCCCTTCGCTGAGCTGAGGAACCGGCACATCTTCCTGGAGCGCCGGGGCCTCTACCAGACCCCTCTCAAGGGCCAGACCCAAACCAACAACCCCAAACTGAAGGAGGTTCTTCATCTCCCTGAAAAAGAGTTCCTGGCCAACCTGGCCCGCGCCACCCCGGAGGAGTACGAGGTCTTCAAGAAGCTGCTGGCtcgagaggaggaagaggaggaggagaaggaagaggaggaagaagaagaggaagaggacagGGATACGCTGTATATAGAGGGAGATAAGGGCTTGGATGATGGCAGTAGAAGAGTCTGA